The sequence aaTCCATGTTAAGTTTCTAGCCTGGAGGTCAGGTCCAAGCGCCTCAGGCACATGTGCCTTACAGGGCCCTCACTTCCCTGCCTCTTATCCTGTTACTCCAAACTCCACCACTGTGAAGGGCTTCACTCCCTGACACAGACATGCTACTGGATGTGAACACGCGTTGCTCCTGGAATTCCTCTGGCCCCCTCACCACTATTTCCTTAAAGTATCTACTTGGACATCATCCCCAGGAAGCCCTTCTTGACTGACCTCCCATAATCCTGTCCTGTGTCCACAGTTACTACATTATAGCTAAAGCCTCTTCTTCTGGGTCTGTGTTCCCTTATATGGTATTGCAGGAAAAAGATCCAAGTTGCTTTGTTGCCTTGGTGCCTCACACAGtatctggcatatagtaggtgttcaataaatggtagTTGAAGTAACTCATAAATATAGAAAGgagtcttcttcttctttgtaatattttcctagttgtagatggtcacaatacctttatttatttatttatttattaatgtggtgctgaggatcggacccagtgcctcacatgtgcgaggcaggtgctctactgctgagccacaaccccagcccaggagtctACTTCTTGAAGTAAGGAATACGTTTTGCAGTTACATATTCATGATAAAATTCCACTAACACAAAAATTTTGCATGTGTTCATTTGtaatgaaagaaaccaaattcCATGAGCTTTGCCACAGTTCAGTTGTGGAGaatgctgtttttcttcttggCAGAAAATAAAACCCCCAAGAAgccattaatttataaaatagaaagtagaacAGGGATTGAGCCAATATGCTTTTAGACCCAAGAAGGTATAagaatacatttgatttaagCCAGAGGCTTGAATTTTTCCAAGCCAACTGTGCCATTACTCTGTTGACTAAAAATGTAAGCAACACCTATAAAAGGGCCTCTCATTTAGATTCACTTTCATACAATGGTTTCCTGAAGCACCATGCACAGGAATTGATAGCCAAATAACAGGCTGCGTGTCTACAGGAAGGCTAGCTCATAGGGAGGTACTTTCCCCCGGGCctgtaatattttcaattttgaaatctGACCAGAGGGAAAGTTTCAGacctttcagaaaagaaaaaaaaaagtgagacgtTTCTATTAACAAAATGTATTCAAGTTTTCTCCATAATTTGTTAGTGCTATTTTTCTAATCATAGATGTAAACTTTAAAGTGAGAAGACTTTGTTAGATATTTGTTCTAAGAATTTTGTTTGGGGAtccagttttgaaaaataaagacaaaaacgAATAATAATGAGGtaaatggatatattttttttttcttttaaaggtgtAGAAAGCCCTGGTTTAGGTTTCTGTACATTTATCTTTCTAAGGCATTACACAATGTCATATTCTCAGCAGAAATGAGACCACAAAATCTGGTCTCGAGTAGAAGTAGGTGTGAATTCTGGCTCCTACCCTTGGTTTAGGACTCTCAAACCCCTGTCCAGTAAGTGACTAACGGTTAATACCTCAGGTCTATTTTGAGCAAAGATGCCAATGAACTGGTCTGGAGAGGGCTTGAATCCCTTGTGGAGCAGCGCCGAGCCTATGCACTCCGACATTTCTGCCACCTGAAATGAATGAggaggaaaaatacataaatcagaaaagagaatCAGGTCCCCTCTCAAGGAACAAAGCTTACTAGGTGACAGACTCATATCTCAGTCAGAAAGCAGAGCTGAGCAGAAAAGGGGAGGTagctctttgttttaaatttttgcaaaatgCAAAAACTGATCATAAGGTTCCTTCTGCAAAGCAAATTATTATCCTTTAAACTGTGGCAGGTTCACAGAGGATGAGATGTTAGCttcttgtctatttcttttttctattttagtttttacaaAGTTGCAGAAGCCATACAGGgacatagttttgtttttgattttttgtgcTTATAAAGAACAACAAAGTAGCCAAAACTTGTCCTTTGTTCTAAACAGAAGCAGCAAGTTttttgagacttaaaaaaaatataacagcaaGCTCTTATCCCTGGACTCAGTTGTTCCATTCTTGAGAATTTATTCTTGgtaaataattcaattttagaaggaagtttttaaaaagctttatatacaaagatatatatttcaaaatatatattatttaaaaaatctagggGGTGGGGAAACCAGTGACTGGATGGCTAAGTAAATGGTGGTAAATCTCTAAGGAAATGCAACGTAGCTAGGTAAATACATGAGAAACCTATCAAACAGGGTAGTTTTAGTAACAGTGATAACCAACATGAGTAAGTACAAACTTGCATATTATTATGACAAAGAAGTAAAACTAGGTAGAGTCACAAAAATTAGCCAGTGCTATATAACCAAGCTTGTCTTCTCCCCATTCCTACCTCcaattaactaaatatttttttaaatcttaatatttggcattcttttctttattctcaattGATGAATTCTCAAGAGTACTTTCAAAGCACACCCATGCCCATAGGAAATGTAGCCACACCTGTCCCTGCCAGGAATCCTGTTGGATCTGGCTCATGGTGCCATCCCAGCCCTACCAATGGGAATCAGACCAACACAGCTGGGGTGACAGCAGGGTAGCAATGAACAGGCTTAGCACCTTCTACTCTGTGGCCTCGTCCACAGCTCTTGGTTGCATTTAAGGGCTTGGAACCTGAGAAATGCCTGCAATTGCTGGCAGAGTTTATCCAGACAAtatgcatctatttttatttctagaaagatGGGTCCTTATCTTCTAAAAGATATCAGAGGGATTCTTAAACTTCAAAAGGTCAGATTAACTGAGctagtaaaagggaaaaaaaaaaaaccaacaaaacgaTTTAAATCTACAAATTGGCTTCAGTTAAGTCTTAGATCTTCACCAGTCTCTGGCTGAAATGTTCAAATCAGAGATTAACACCTTGAGAAACCCTGGTGATTTTCAATCTGCCTTGAAAACCCAATCTGCAATGGACATTTCACCTCTCTTCCAGCCAATCCAGTAAGTGTTCACCAATTCTGTGTTATGCGTccaacacaaaccatgtttttcAACCACTTGTGGAAATGAGGGATCTTGGAAACTACAATTTGGATAGGAAACCACCTTCTGGCTTTGGtcaggcaaaaataaaaacagggaaatCCCTTGGGTCACCTGAGTTACAGCTCCTTGGGCGAGGTGTGGTGAgtcctttcatctttttttctcttgagagaGACAAATACTCCTCCCGAGGAGCCTTGCGCAGTCCTGCACTTTCCAAGGAGGGAAGTAACCCTGTTTTTGCTTCTGTGCTTTGCTGTTCCAAATGACAACTCCCTTTTTCAGACACACCCTCAGACAGACCAACTACTAAAAACACCTTTTGCACAAAACATAGAGGGAGGAAATTAATTTGTATTCATGAATTGTCACAGTTGACCTAGCCCTGGAGCAGGGACCCGGAGCCCAGGGACTGACTGACTGACAGCCGTTTCCTGGACAGCTGGAGGGAAACAAATGCTCGCAGCTGTGCCTGCCTGTCCTCGGGGTTGGACCAGGGAAAAGCAATGACATCTAGATTTGGTgcaatcataataaaaataaaaagtaatggcTTCCTGCTCTGTGACCTGTCGCTCATACTCACAAACTGCTGAACAGTTAAAGCCATCCGTCCGTGGCACCTAGATAGTGACAAGAGTAAAAATACCCAGACCCCAGTTCCTTTGTGTTCATATAGTATGGCAGGTGTCTTCTCTGAACATCTGTGATCTTCCCTACAGCAGTGCTGGGGCTAAATGCCACACTCATAGAGAGATGACCAAGGACAGCTTGGAGGGACAGTATAATGCCTAGAAGAACCCTACAGAAGTTGGCTGCAGACTTCACTTTTGATCCTGGTTCTGCTACTGATCAGCTGTGACCTTGGGCGAGTCACATCTCTTCCTAGGGCATGATTTCCATGTCTATCAAAGGAGAGGGATATTCCCTATTGGGGTATCTAAATTTACTTGTACCCCTCAAACAGAGAGAAGTAATCCTACTTCCCCAGAGGTCTGGGGAGGAGTCACATGCTTCAGGTAGTttctagaggttttttttttttttaaatgatagtgcATTTCACAAAGCATCTGCACTGGTTTTAAAATGAAGTGCTTTAGACCACCAGTTAAATTACTTAACACGTTTTCCCACTGAATCTTTGTGTCAAGTTTCTCCATGAATGCTCCATGTTTATCCTAAAGCTTGGAGCTAGTCCAGCACATGCACAAACGTCCTAGCCCTGGAAAGCTCATTCTACAGCATGCATGAATAGCTCTTAGTGTGGAACTCACCTGTTTATAGGAAAGCCACTCATAGGGTTGGTCTGGCTTCTGAGAGCCTAAACAAGGGCCATCAtctaaaacaggaaaaaacaacaataaagcaAGATGgcttacatgtataaatattccTGTGTTTTAATCTGCGTCTTAtcttattctataaaatataaggTAGAATCTACTTTAGCCTTCAAATTAGAAACAAGGATTTCTGgttagaaatgttttcttcctgcatttttattttattttattttttttttgtgtgtgtgtgtgcttgtttatttgctttgtttcttaaataaggaaggagagaaatagaaaagaaaaggcaaatataacttttaaagaCAAACTTATGAAATTCTCTTTAAGCACCCTATTGGTTTAGACTAAGAGTCAGTAAACAAGTGGCAAGTAGATCTTGCtataggtttttctttctttttttttaatattcattttttagttgtagttggactcaatatttttatttatttttatgtggtgctgaggattgaagtcagggcctcgcacgtgctaggtgagcgctctaccgctgagccacaacctcagctcttgCTATAGGTTTTCAAGAAGAGATCTTCctgatattttctaaaagttaaacTTTAAACTCCTAACTCggaatatgaaaaggaaaataccaTTTTTGATGTGCCCAAATTCTGATGACCAAATGTATCAGCTAAGCTCACATGGAACCCTAATCACATGGGTGAAGTCTTGATTGCTGATGAACATGAATGAAGAAGATGCAACGTGAGGGGTAATAAAGGTGCACTTGTGAAAACAAAAGTTAAGAAATATCAGGATGGTGATTCCAACGTAGGTaccaaagaagcagaaagagatcaCTACACACCTAGCTTCACTGCTTCAGGTTTGAATGTGTGAAGgtgttttcatttgctttgggGACTAGCAagcacagggaaggaaggagcctGGTCCCAATTACCTGGATGTATACCCTGGAGTTTGAAGTACCAGCCATGAAGATGGGCAGACACAAGCTGGACACTGACTTCTTTGCCACCCCTAAAAGCCATCCTGGTGAAAACAGAAAGAGCTTATTCTCAGACCCTCTTCAATTTACAGAGACGATAACAAAGTCAGGGCAGTACAAGACTAACAAGTTCTATCAGATGCTGTTTTCAGATAGGGGATAAATACACTGACCatataaaatgacattattttattcctCGAGAACCAAGATTGGCAAACTACAGCCAAGAGCCAGGTCAAACTACAGCCACTGCCTGTTTTTGCAAATGCAGTGTCCCTGGCACGCAGCCATACTCATTCATTTACATGTTTTCTGAGGCTCCAGTTGCCTGTCTGCAGTGAGATAGCCCAAAAAGCCTACaatatttactgtctggcccTTTACAGGAAAAGCGTGCCAACTCCAGCTCTAGCACAGTGGTGGTTAAGCCGGAGGCTCACCTGCAGAActtaaaaaatgttctatatacTGGGCCTACTTAACAAAATCTTTGATATAAATGAATGAGGATGAGGCCTGGGCCTTACCATTTTCTAGTGTCCCCAAGTGCTACTAAACTGCACCTAGGcataagtgttttttgtttgtttgtttgtttgtttgttttgttttattttgttttaatggtaccggagatgcttaaccactgagccatatccccagcccgttttttatatttttattttagaaacaaggtcttgcttagttgctaaaAATCaatgctaagtgcctcgctaatctgctgaggctggcattgaactctccatcctcctgcctcagcctcccgagtttctgggattacaggcatgcaccaccttgcccagctagaTAAGAGCTTTTATAAACAGGGAACTTCACCTTTACAAATAGGTTCCTAAGTGcagttttaaaatgcaatttttaaaaatgttaggcTGGCTTCTCCCATCACCCCATTAAACTTCTGATCCCCTTATGCAAATGCTagattttcctcttcctttataCTTTAATCCTTGAGCAGCTCAAGAAAATTAAAGTGTAGAATATAAAGCTCctcagaggggctgggattgtggctcagtggtagagcactcccctaggaCGGGCGggatctgggttcaattctcagcaccacataaaaataaaggcattgtgttgtgtccatcaacacctaaaaaaatttaaaaaagagttcttttatttaaaaaaaagctcctgggggaggggggagagtgaCTTGCAAAGTAGCTTCCTTTAATCAGTATAGATGAAGAAGataacttattttcctttttctccaaaacACATATAGAAGAACTTTCATTTTCCAAGAACAGCatagtaataacaacaacaaaaagttactCAATTTGTCAGAAGTACACTGTGCATCTCCATTCTCCTAAGTGAGTACCATTCATTGCAAACAAtgggaaaaatatatagatatttttacaCACACTTTTATGAGGTCTTATGCTTGGCTGCTCTTTTTGTTGTGGATATTTACTATCACAGACAAACTCTGACACTAACTTTCAAAAATctcataaattaaataataagcaGGTAAGTCTGCTTTTCCTTTGAGGTGGAGCTTGGTGAACCTGCTATAGGACTAGGTTCAATGCAATGAGCTGAGCAATCCAACTGTACCCgttccaagaagaagaaaaaaaaaaaaaaacaaggcacttCTTGAGTGCATATTGCTTGCAAGGAATTATAGAGGATAGAGAAAGCAATATTCCCCCAGTCCCTGACTTTAAGAAGATTATAATCTAGCTAACaaacaaaagatttaaataacaAAGCATGGATCCCAGAAACCATTTCTATACAGGAACCtggtaaaagcagaaaaaaatgaaatgactaaAACAAAATAGGGCATTCCTTCCTTCATGGAGGAAACACTAATGGAGAGTCCACTGTGTGCAGACATTATAACACATGGGTCACAGAAGAGCTCACTGAGGGCTGCCCTGTTCTCCAGGAGCACAGGATGATGGGGCAGGATGCCAAGTAAACACCTCTGTACCATGAGGTTTTTACTACAGAACCAGCATGAGGTactgggagggaaaaggggagatgTGCCTTACTTGGGCACAAGGAGTGAAAACAAACCAGGAAGATTTTACAGAACAGGTGAAGTGAAAGTTTTTAAAGACATATAAGAATACTTCATGAGttaggcgtggtggtgcacatctataatcccaggagctcagaaggctgaggcaagaggatcacaagtttggggccagcctaggcaatttagtgagaccctgtctcaacataaataATGATTATGATTATAGAGCTACGGACATGCCTCAGTGATaaagctcccctggattcaattgctAGTATTGCGGGGAGAAAATACCTCATCAACCCTGGATGGGGGTGGAAAGAATAGGCTTTatgatcaggaagaaaaaaaatgcagagtctCGAGGGTGGTAGACAACAGAGGTGGTCTTGCTTGAGGGATATATTCAAGGGAGAGAGGTTGGAAAGGAAGCAGGCTTCTTAATATCACAGTTAATAATTAAGGGTAATCTTATGAGCCAATGTGATAATCCCATTCCCAGTGTATCTTTTTACAGAACTCTGCTTCCTTGAGATGTCagtatttctttctcaaaaaacagTCTTGTCCCACAAGCTTGAAAAGTGCTGGATTTGACCTCATCAAACTCTTTACTGCAGGAGACCTCAGAGTCTTTCAGGAGCTCATGCACATGTGATTCTCCATAAAATAGGGGACATATTTGGCTGTGGAGCCTCCTGGACCACAGGGAACACCTGGAGGGTCCAGAGAGCTTTGGGGCTGGTTCTGGACAAGCTATAGGAAGAGACAGAGGGGCTTGAGCAATGCTAAGTAGGTGAGAGATGAGAGAAAATgttccttttggaaaaagaagGTAACTCTTTCTTTGTGAACAACATTTAAGCATTAGTCACACAAATGCAGTGGAGGCTTACTTGACACCTGAATGCCCCTCTGGAAACCTTCGTATAGCGTCCTGACGTCATCATGGAAGTACACCAAAGGCTCATCACTGTCAAGAAGTGCGGACCTTCGAGTACCATCACTACCCTATTGAAGAAGACAGGCAGAGGAGCATgttagaagtgaaaaataaaaagcctacaACATGAGGTTTTAATGGCTCAATGAAGCTAATTAACATCTACATTCCCTCCCATATTTATCATCTGGGGTGAGGACACTTCAAGTCTGTTCTTCTGGCAATTTCCAAATATATGATACATCATGATTAACTATTGTCACCATATTGTAAAACAGAACTCCTGAACTTATTCCTTCTAGGGTCcaccatgaataaaaaaaaaaaagaaagaaagaaatcgtatataaagagagagagagagaatgagaattattttttaatttttttttttttttttttttttttttttagttttcagcggacacaacatctttgtttgtatgtggtgctgaggatcaaacccgggccgcatgcatgccaggcgagcgcgctaccgcttgagccacatccccagccccatgaatatATACAATTTCTATCTGtcaatgaaacataaataaataaaatgaaaagctcaCATGCCCTGCCCCCTTGCCCCGTGGCATCCCCATCATCCATGCTTACAAGTATCTGCTGAATGAATGACAGGCAGGACTTGTGGATGTGCTCATATGAATCAGCCTTTCACTGGGAGGTAAGTTCAGGCTCCAGGGAaggaaagctaaggcaggaaaCTGAGCAAAAAGCCAAGAGGCTCACAGATCTACAAACATCTGTCCTGCCAGACACAGCTAAAGAGAGCAAGAGGACAAAAAGAAACTGCCACTATCACAGACAGGCACTGTGAAAATCCTCAAAGCGCTGCCATCAACAGGACGGAGGAGAATCCTACTCTGCTGTTGAAAACGACACACCACTCAGTGTTACCTCTGTAATATCATCTGCGTTCTTTTCAAGATCATTCCTATTGTTCTATCTGCTCACTGCAATACAATCCATTAGGAAGTCTGGTTTCTTGTAGAGCCTGTGATAGGTAAAATTTTCATCTACAAAATATATAGAGGTGCAGACACAAGTCCGGACTGGTTTTATTGATGACATAAATAGGCGTGGAGATTTGATATTGCTGAGCACCCTTCTCTAATTTGTCTTCATCTGCTGGCTCATAAGTGTATTCACCATGTACACCAGCTCCTAATTCAGGATAAGACAACCATTCCTAGCCTCATGTGGTAGCAGGAGCAGCTGTTGAGCCTCTGGGTCATTACTGCTAGGGGTATCCACAAGAATCCCCAAAGCATTCTTTATAGACTGATAAACAAAAGGTCAACTACAACTGATAatggagacttttttttatttcagaaaagggcctcacgtgtgcaatGGCCAGGAAACTCGTGAGGGAAATTATACCGAGATACGATAACTTCTGGTACCACAAGAAAGCACTGTCCACAAGTGGAAAAGATCATTTCCAGTTTAAGgtctgatgaaagaaaatataaaaaactcaTGAAGCAGGGGTCAAAGAGCAAGATCTCAAAGAACAGATAGTCTGGACACGCAGCTGGAACCAAACATTCCGGGGAGGCACCAATGTGGTGATGAAGTCTGTATTCAtcgattctttctttctttctttcttttttaagtgcaggggatcaaacccagggacctatgcatgctaggcaagtgctctaccaccgattCATATCCCAGATATGGTTCTTCTTAAAAATTACAACTTTTCACTCCTCTTCCTATAAACTCTTTTGCTTTTTTGTCCTCCCCTTAATTGATAATTTAGATgctgtttttaaaactatttgaatGATTCAGAAGtatgtcaaggaaaaaaatattactaactACCACTAATAATTTGATATAGTTCTCCAAACCTTTTCTtatgtttatacatttatattcattctttcaatagCTACTATATACTAGACATGGGTGTTAATTTTGGGTAGGGggagcaccagggattgaattcagggcacttgaccacggagccacatccccagccctattttgtatttatttagagacagggtctcactgagatgttagtgcctcgcttttgctga comes from Urocitellus parryii isolate mUroPar1 chromosome Y, mUroPar1.hap1, whole genome shotgun sequence and encodes:
- the LOC144251097 gene encoding long-chain-fatty-acid--CoA ligase 1-like, whose product is MQAHELFWYFRMPELVDIRQYVRTLPTNTLMGFGAFAAITTFWYATRPKALKPPCDLSMQSVEVPGSDGTRRSALLDSDEPLVYFHDDVRTLYEGFQRGIQVSNDGPCLGSQKPDQPYEWLSYKQVAEMSECIGSALLHKGFKPSPDQFIGIFAQNRPEVLTVSHLLDRGLRVLNQG